cgCAACTCCCTGTAAataacacatactggtggcaatttgcaatatgcatatacggggccaaatcgtttatgtggttcttctaccgtaattttacgatgtaataagtacttcaggttatatatgggatgtgtttaatttattttttaaggtttatgtcaccgggttcaagttcaacatggaagagtggttgggttttttttcgcgatttctaatgtttatcacattttttgtcttaaaacctttatcttctaagctttgctttatttcgagtggttcgacattacagtcaataccctttattacatgTAGaccctttcagctgataagtgtaaaaacttttcttttgagtttcaaaatctgttacaacctttctataatcattttcactattgacctgtattttattttcatgaatcgtgcctttcttgattgggataacgtaaaaagagttctctcctattaatgagatcaggctctgaaccagtgaatttgaattattttcaaattcactttattcattgtttagtctagcaGGTTCACTATAATTTAGcgaagggtgccgctttcgaagacttgggacttcgtgccacAAGGTCCACATACATCAGtatgaattttttccaaaatacgATTGGATTTTGGACGACTTTCATTAAATGGATTACGGCATTGCTTACCTTTAATACATGTATCACACAACCCAACAGGAGAGAAACTATATATACCATCAATCATTTTGTTACGTACTAGTTCTTGTAAACATGTATCACTTACATGACCCATTCTTGAATGCCACAATATATTCGGTAGTAGTTGCATTTGCTTTTCTGTTGTTTGAAATTCTGATTTTTATTTCGTATAAATTACCATTCTTATAGGCTTTCATAATGACATTATCTTATTATCTTTCTTGATGACagctacttttttataaaattcgacACTTAACCCATTCGCTGTTAGTTTTGGAACAGACAATAGATTATCCCGGAGTCCTTCAACATATAAAACTTCTTTTATATTACCAAATACATCACTGGAGTATCCAGTAACAACACCGCTATGATGAGCTACCATATTTGCTTGGGTTTTGGCAACATTTATACATATAGgattttcaagtttttccaaatgctCAAAACTACATTTAAATTTGCACATGTGATCCGTTGCACCAGAGtctattttgaatttcaaaatgtttttagaaTTTGATGGAATTTTTCTTAAAGCTCCAGTCATAAAGCAAATTGATTTTGATGTCGACTCTGTACTAGCTTTTCTGTTATTTGTCCCTATACGAACACGACAATCCTTTTGTTTATGTCCCCTTTTCTTACAACGGAAACATGTACCATCAAATTTCTTATTCTTCTTTTCACCACTTAACGCTGCTGCCTTCGTAAGTTCGGAATCAAAACGATCTTGCCTTTGCATCTTCAGCAAGCAACCTCTGTTTCACTATTTCAATAGTTAAATCGGATTCCTTCATATTTTCCAACGCAGTCAATACCGGGTCAAAGCTATCTGGTAGTGTGACAAAAAGTTGGGCCACAATATCATTTTCAGATAATTGAGCACCATGAGTTTTTAAGTTTCTGATAATGTCGTCaaacattaaaatatgtttacGGAGATCATCATCTGACTTCATTCTTAATAAAGCCAATTGTTTCCTCAACAAGGTCTGACTGGTAATCGACTTTGCAAATGATTCTTGCATAACAGACCACATCTCCTTTGCTGTATTTTTATCTCGCACAGTTTCTAAATATTCATCAGGAATTAAACTGACCAAAGCTGCTTTAGCTTTCTTATCTTTTACAATAAAAGATTTGCCTGAGGAAGGCTCAGCTGGCAGAACATCGTTGATAGCATCCAACAGATTCAAAAATTCTAAGTATATCTGTACACGAAAACTCCAGTTTTCAAAGTTATCTCCACGGAATTGTAAGATCCCATGAGACGAATCGCGCTTGCTATCGCCTATAACCTATTATATTTAGAGTACGCAGATATTAATTTAAGaataaagttttattgaaaaagtaTAGTTTTCAATTTGATATTTGTAATAGaagttaaaagaaaatatttgagttcataataataaaaataacaacatatgtgattgaaatataattataaaattacaaGTATTATAATAACAAGTATAACATAACaaaatacactcaggtctcgttttatgcgatagatgcgttccaaaaaaaatcgtataaattgaattcgcataaaacgatactctagcttcatataaaaactaatgattcgttccaaaattctgaaaaaccgcatattttcgaattttaattaaaaatccaaagcaaaatcgcataaaacaatctacaaaaatatatttatttcatttacataaacagtaaaaacaaaaaccctttaaaaaaaataaacaaaaatataatattaattcattaataacagaaaaacagaaaattatccaaaaaataagctaaaacattttttaaggaaattctgtaaatatttatgatcaatctgaatgaatgaataattgtcggtttaggaattggttcaacgtcactttcatcgctagatgatataatcatatcatcatattataaaatatcattttcatcactagaatttaaaacaaaacctctaaaattttaaaatctgttaaaattccaaaaaaaatcgttaatttaaaaACCTCATAAAAAAATCCgtataaaacgagacctgagtgtattaataacatttaaattcaaaatcaataaatattttaattaaatataacaaattgcATACGCCATAAACAATATACTCTTATATTGctataaacatatatggtcctaagtgagtgagaattctagggagagactttttggtactttttctttattggaatggtacttttttgaattttctataactagtTTTTGTATATCTTCTCAAGGACCATTTACATTCAAAATTCCAACTCATTCGGGTCATAAATGAAGTTTTggcgttttttttaatatatttgagacccgaggtgaccaacttttaTTGGCCCGAGGatgctgaacaaacgtaaatcaactcagctcataccatgtgaaatttcataacaatatctccaatagttctcaagataccgaattatttccaaaaaaagtctctaaaccactgtgcaatgcaCACATTAGTTTgctttcattattaattttgcatattaatagattttggaatgtatttttataatcttCGTTTGGAATTATCAAGGCTTGGCAGGGTAAACTTACGACTTAGCGAAATTTGTGTTCACAACCACAATAGTTGTATCATACAACGTACAACATACAACTACTTTGTGAATTGgacatatattttctatataaaatactgttatacacaatcaCCCTTATGGTAGTTGGCGTTTTTGTGTCGTTTAATGAGCGTTTTTATAAAATGGTATCGTGGTTGGCGAAAAAGTCAATAAATACGACTCTATatacaaatctattacaaaGTACCCGTTAAAATggtatcgtggttggcgtattTGCctgtcaaaacaaaaaaaatttgtcgttagaaaatttaatcacGACAAGagtagaaaaagtgataaaaagtaataaattttacttaaacattttgttcagatgattttcaaatattttatattaaaaattacaacgcaaacacaatattttaagttggttaaaataattgaaaaggaAACGTATTTGGCTAGAGGCTTTAATAaaggtttaaataaaataaacataaaaaaattagaccACCATTCCGTATTTGATTCGGAAGCAGCCTGGTGAAAGTTGGTTGAAGGTATGGGCGgacttcaaatttaaattaaaaaaaactggcgCACAAGGCCGAAAGTCATGCAACAGTTGGCGGAAATTTGAAACAGTTTATGTTATCACCattacacagtggggcagaatcgaatttttttggaaataaaaaacggctggtccgagcgggataaaatttgaattgggcgtagccaaggagtattcgagtttaagttattaaaatgggccctacaaatgctccagggcggcgttatgggggctcaaagtaggtaccttcgacatgtaaaatttataaaaacgtgtcattttttgtttcccatccgatttcaaagaattttatatttttggaatgcGCTTGGCTAGGTTTGCATGTGCTatatatctcttataatttcctagttataggcatttcaaaattgaaattttaaaattttccataccttggtccgcttttttaaaaatatagggcgcacttttggaccgaatggactcgactTTTTtctgttagttagacaactaaattaccaataacatacaaaagatttcagagcaatattgattacgaatccaaaaataaccgattttcaatttaaaaattcaaaaaatagtatatttttgctgttttttggacaaaaaggtgacttaactctttttttattaaaaaacaactttctttaagaacgtataacaagtttatgtttttctaaaaagtttctttatggagaacattttggtataaaaaacatgccctatttttcgaacatgtcggccctaaGCCTTttagaaattgacctattttttataaaaatttcaattttgggccacatattctaaaatctcaaagcagggatcagaaaacggaaagctgctttggaaaccctgatgtgttccctatttatccttaaagtattttcccagccccgaaggaaatgtggaccctataggcaaaattgtaaaaaataccatatttgggatttttgttccaatttttaggaattgcgggattccctttgaccgtttgacaagtttttatacaccctgttatttagaatgacaaactcaaaaaacgctgaaaatttcattgagtttcgttaataaataaagattttattatatattagctgtcccggcaaacgttgttctgccatagctcacacaaagtttgaagactcccactataatagtaccccagatatgcaataataaatttttactttgtatgccatgcccattgttcctacatatgtcaattgtgaatctaaaccatccagtgacccactcaaacacacacaacaaatttcatcgaaatcggaccagccgttaaggaggatttcagttactaacacacgtacagaagaattatatatataaagaaagattacatattcattgagtttctaaaactaaaatttatatcaaaattttaataggcttgcaaatattaggaacaatttgatccacattcatTCCGACCTATAttcttttgtttagataagttaatttttggtcatacaaaaaaaatttcaagtcaatatctcaattagattcaaaaatatgccactttaaaactccgtctgactcagtcacattaagaaaatttatacacatttttgtaccctacaccaccatagtgggaagggtattatgcgtttgtgcagatgtttgtaacgcccaaaaatattagtctaacacccaccttaaagtatacggatcgactgagtcgattaaacgatgtccgtccgtttggttggctggctggctgtccatgtaaaccttgtgcgcagagtacaggtcgcaattttgaagatatttcgatcaaacttggtacatattattttttcggcccaaggaccaagcctattgaaactggctgaaatcggtccattatttcacctagcccccatacaaatgtcctaccgaaattggattttatcggtcataaatatttaatttatatatgtatctgcacatattgctccaaataagttttatatattccttccatatagacccgcttccgaaaatcacttcaacgtacataaatcgcttaaaaatgtcggtatacacacaaaattcaacatagtaaactttcatatagacataaatcacacgacctaatttcatggtgatcagtccataattggtcatagcccccatataaggccaacttccgaaaatcactcaaaaatataaattattgaaattttaaaagaaaaatgtttttgcttttttacttagtgtagggtattgtatggtcaggcttgaccgaccgtactttcttacttattaatatgaaaaagtgcaatatttttgaaggacggggttttaaagtggcatatttttgaatctaattgagatattgacttgaaattatttctgtaagaccaaaaattaacttatctaaacaaaagaGTATAGCTCGGAATGAATGTGGattaaattgttcctaatatttgcaatcctattaaaattttgatataaattttagttttagaaactcaatgaatatgttaTATATTacatctttaaaatatttatttattaacgaaactcaataaaattttcagcgttttttaagtttgtcattctaaataacaaggtgtataaaaaattgtcaaaaggtcaataggaatcccgcaattcctaaaaattggaaaaaatccaaaatatggtatttgttacaattttgcctatagggtccacatttccttcggggctgggaaaatactttaaggataaatagggaaaacatcagggtttccaaagctgctttccgttttctgatccctgctttgggattttagaacatgtggcccaaagttgaagttttgataaaaaaaataggtcaatttctaaagggcgtagggccgacatgttccaaaaataggacatgttttttataccaaaatgttctccgtacagaaactttatagaaaaacataaaattgttatacgttcttaaagaaagttgttttttaataaaaaaagagttaagtcacctttttgtccaaaaaacagcaaaaatgtactatttttaaattgaaaatcggttatttttggattcgtaatcgatattgctctgaaatctttttatgttattggtaatttttatttatatttttaaaaaagcggacctaggtatggcaaaattttaaaatttcaattttgaaatgcctataactaggaaattataagagataaataaaacacgcaagcatgttttacCAAGAACTAGCCgtgcgctttccaaaaatataaaattctttgaaatcggatgggaaacaaaaaaatggcacgtgcttaaaaattttacatgtcgaaggtaccctactttgagcccccatagcgccaccCCTGGAGCATTTATAGGGCCTATTTTAATAACTGAAACTCGAATagtccttggctacgcccaatttaaattttatcccgctcggaccagccgtttagaaatgccagatttatttccaaaaaatttcgattctgccccactgtgcatttaTTGGATATGCACACTATTGTACAACACAAAGAACCTTTCGGTCTTAAGCGACCGTTATGTGTTTCTCCAAAGCAAAATATCTCGattattattttaatcgaaGAAAACGATGAAACTGCGTAAAATAAGTTCTAGTGTTACTGGTAATAAAAATCGTCAcatcattatttaaaaaactaattaatttttatttatgccgcgttaataaaatttaaatgaatttttgtaaacagCTGTGATTTTTGACACTTTTTATAACAGGCTGCTTcagaatcaaataaaattaggTAATCTGTTACAATATGATTCTTTTACTTTGCTGGCGTAGTCGAAAATTTTTCAcgatacaatttaattttaaatacgtcTACAAATACGACAGTCGTCTAAATGCGcctacgccaaccacgataagggtgaatattttctatagaaaatactgttatacacaatattttctatagaaaaatactgttatacacaatagtttctaaagaaaatactgttatacacaacagtttctaaagaaaatagtgttatacacaatagtttctaaagaaaatactgttatacacaatacttcctaaagaaaatactgttatacacaatactttctaaataaaatactgttatacctaatattttctatatgaaatactgttatacacaatattttctatataaaataatgttatacacaatagtttctatataaaatacagtTAAGcacaatatttataccctacaccaccatagtgggaagagtataatgcgtttgtgcagatgtttgtaacgcacataaaagtataccgatcgacttagaatcactttctgagtcgattaaacgatatccgtccgtccgtctggctgactggttgtccatgtaaaccttgtgcgcagagtaaaggtcgcaattttgaagatatttcgatcaaatttggtacatattattttttgggcccaaggaccaggcctattgaaactggctgaaaaaACTACTTTTGACAAAATCTTGTAGTATCATTTATGAATAAATACTACCGATCTCTGAACAAATTTAATTCGATAACGAtctttttcagatatttataaaaattaatgtgttttctGGAAgtggctttatatgggagctgtaaccaattatggaccgatcttcataaaattcgcTATAacgatatgtatatgtatatcggTATTAGGTGATATATGAtatatataagatatttatgtgtatttaagtgattttgcAAAATTGTCAAATTGTGCCCGATCCAAAACAAATTAGTCTTCCGATTTTCCTTTACACGAAACtaaattgtgctgaattttatatggatactACAATTATAtgggcatttatagaccatagtaCCATATTTcggaataaatttgtatgagggctaggagaaattatggaccgattcttaccatttgtgcgtgttttacacagacagacaatATTGCGTTTCCAAGTAGTCGTCGATCTTCCTCGCGTGCACCTTGTGGGTTCCATTGTAGTGTTGCGTGGCATATTTCGTCGTATTGCGACACTGGAGAGTGTGCCTAGCCAGTTGTATTTTCTTAATCTGATTTGCGTATTGATGTCTTCATGCTCAGAGATTTGTAGTAGTTGTTCATCTGATATTATTCTTGGTCAccatatttttaagatattgcgCAGGCATATATTTGTGAAACTTTGCAGTTTACGTTTAATGGTTTGGTTTACCAACCATGCACTATGTgcccatttccaatttttgcggcaaaaattcaaatgttaaagtttcgctttttgaaaaaaaaaaaattacggttCAATTCCTAACACTTCGACGACGTAAATGCCAAAAATGTATGTCAATTGGACACACAGTCTATATATAAACAGCTGTGAAAGTTTTAACCAGAGGGGTATTTTTCTGATATCATCGATTCTCTGGTTTTACGCCGTTCCTCCAATACCTTCCAAAAGTCAACGGACAGCCATTATTCATTTTCCCTtctgaaaaaaacaacaatttcgtTAGCGCAGTCACTGATAATGGCCCTAATCGTTAGTTTTAGCTCGGCTATCAATAGATTGTGGTCGGAAGCGCTATATCAGCACTACGTAGCACTCTGACATCTTGTAGTATACTGAGCCATCTTCTCGTAATACTGAAATGATCAATTTGGCTCTGAATGGTTATCGCGTGTCTCTCGATTTCCACGTCATTTGATGGTGCAGATTGTGAGGAAAGTAGGAGCCCTTATGGGAGGTGCATGTGCCCCACATGTTTCAAGAAACAGAACGCCGCGGCGCACATTGGTTGAAATTCATACAACGAGCggctaaaaatagaagaagttgtcgaaggacaatgaaacttggcacataggtagtttttgtttgaatcaagaaaaattggaaaaatcgaaatgatgttaaatgagttaaaattaaattttgacctacggcattgttttttggcacatagcatttttaaacactcagaatcatttgtgtgaaatttgaaaaatatccgcccacttttacgcccacttcccatacaacttgtattgaaaaagtggcataactcccttgatttttaatgcatcaactcaattttcacaaaaaataaatattataattgtagaaTTGGCTCCTGAAAATATATACCTGATCCGCCCATTTTTACGCCCATCTCCCatagaaaaaacatgaataagtaatttaagcataagcttttaataattttttaatatcattatcgtactccaattttttgatttgCAGATTTGAgcgaaatctatttataaatggGTCTGAAGACAATAAAAGATTATGCATTACGTCTTCATTAGTGGCTACACGTCCAATTCTTCGCGAATGATGTAATCTATAGGCTCTATAGTCTTTATTCCTCGCTTCCTGAGCTTCCTCGGATAGCATACCTGATAcaaataatcaattaaaatgtaaaaaattaaaatgaaatcattgAATAAGGGCCTTTAGATACAGACATACCTATTGGCAGAATAGCTTCTGCTATAATTTTTCCACCATGCACCAGAATATTATGCACAGTTACAGGCATGTAGTACCAGCCATAGAGATCAACAAACAACTTGGCAGTATCCATgcaatatatttgaaatttgttagtgTCTATCGCAGCATTACAATTTATTGTtgccaaaataattttaaatatatgtattaattCTGCATTTATACCAATTACGTCTGCAGTTTTGGCTGGATATTCGAAAAACCTTCTTGCCGTATTGCCATCGTTTGATGTGCCCATACCTTGCTTTACTGCGTCCACATTTATGCCCAGCGTCAACTTTAATCTCTTCTGAATTTGAGCTTTATTTGCCGCCATTTCAATTTTTGTGCAACTATCTGTTCTCCATTTTTTGAAACTTAGACGGTAAGAAATGTGCAAAATGCACTCCATAAATTTGATTCTGGCGTGCAAGGGAGAAATACCATATGCAATTGTTTCTTCCGAACATTTCCTCAAAATCACCGCATCTAAACTATTCATTTCTGTGGGTTTTGCTCCACATATGAAGCAAACCGCCATAGATGAGCTTCCAGAAATCGTAGTAGCTACTTTCCCATCAATCAttgttaatttcaatgtgtGACAAATATTGAAGTTTCTGTTATGCAATTCAACGACAGTATTTCTTAAATTTGCTATTTCGTCATTAACACGACTGACCTCAGAATTTATAACTTCAGCTGTTTCTTGTATAAATTCAATGATGACGGCTCTGTATTTCTCCAGCACATTGTTGACATATTATTCTATGTGAGGGTCAATGGAACAAATGACGTTAAGAACATATATTTATCGGAGTCATTTGGATCTGTGAATTTTTGATGGTATTCACTGTGTCCCGAACTTCCGTCACAGCCCCATTTTGAGAACATTTGCAGTTCGTTGGGGAGTTCTGTCACCTCATTCTCGGATTTTGTCATCAAAATCCTGGTTACTGTATGATCTAATAACTCTTGTAGACCAACTTTGCTACAAGTTTCTTGCACCTGAACATTTGCAGGATAgcattttttttgcttccaGTATCTGATGGGTGGGTAAATGTCGCATCCAATTTCTCTAGCCGAACTGCGCAAAACCTCATATTGATGCTTTGACAACGAAGCATCAAGTAACAGCCCAAGTGCCTTCTCCGGGGTGAACCCCTTAATGGATTTGTATAAACACTCACCTTTTTTTGCGGCAGACGACATCAACTCCATTGAGGTGTTCTTACAAAAATCTTTTACCTTTGTCCTCTTTGTTCGCGGTTGGCAATCCTCGAAGGCTTTTACTGGACGTCCACGTTTAACCATATTTGAACAGCTTGGTGCTTCATTGTTTGCGGTATATTTGCAcactttgtaaaaatttttcagccAATTTTCATTAAGATCAAGAAATCTGGATTTTATGCGTCTTGCTTTTTGCCATCTATCTTTGAACTTTGTTAAAaagtcttttttcaaaaatctagtAAAGACTTCAACATCCTCAGCAGTCATTTCTTCATTGCTATTTGCAATGACTTCGACAGTAACATCAATATCACTGTTGGTATCAATCAATATTTCGCAAATgtttaaataagaaattgttaaattttccataattaataaaataagcctttagaaattgacctattttttataaaaatttcaattttgggccacatattctaaaatcccaaagcagggatcagaaaacggaaagctgctttggaaaccctgatgtgttccctatttatccttaaagtattttcccagccccgaagaaaatgtggaccctataggcaaaattgtaaaaaataccatatttgggatttttgttccaatttttaggaattgcgggattccctttgaccgtttgacaagtttttatacaccctgttatttagaatgacaaacttaaaaaacgctgaaaatttcattgagtttcgttaataaataaagattttattatatattagctgtcccggcaaacgttgttctgccatagctcacacaaagtttgaagactcccactataatagtaccccagatatgcaataataaatttttactttgtatgccatgcccattgttcctacatatgtcaattgtgaatctaaaccatccagtgacccactcaaacacacacaacaaatttcatcgaaatcggaccagccgttaaggaggatttcagttactaacacacgtacagaagaattatatatataaagaaagattacatattcattgagtttctaaaactaaaatttatatcaaaattttaataggattgcaaatattaggaacaatttgatccacattcatTCCGACCTATAttcttttgtttagataagttaatttttggtcatacaaaaaaaatttcaagtcaatatctcaattagattcaaaaatatgccactttaaaactccgtctgactcagtcacattaagaaaatttatacacatttttgtaccctacaccaccatagtgggaagggtattatgcgtttgtgcagatgtttgtaacgcccaaaaatattagtctaacacccaccttaaagtataccgatcgactgagtcgattaaacgatgtccgtccgtttggttggctggctggctgtccatgtaaaccttgtgcgcagagtacaggtcgcaattttgaagatatttcgatcaaacttggtacatattattttttcggcccaaggaccaagcctattgaaactggctaaaatcggtccattatttcacctagcccccatacaaatgtcctaccgaaattggattttatcggtcataaatatttaatttatatatgtatctgcacatattgctccaaataagttttatatattccttccatatagacccgcttccgaaaatcacttcaacgtacataaatcgcttaaaaatgtcggtatacacacaaaattcaacatagtaaactttcatatagacataaatcacacgacctaatttcatggtgatcagtccataattggtcatagcccccatataaggccaacttccgaaaatcactcaaaaatataaattattgaaattttaaaagaaaaatgtttttgcttttttacttagtgtagggtattgtatggtcaggcttgaccgaccgtactttcttacttattaatatgaaaaagtgcaatatttttgaaggacggggttttaaagtggcatatttttgaatctaattgagatattgacttgaaattatttctgtaagaccaaaaattaacttatctaaacaaaagaGTATAGCTCGGAATGAATGTGGattaaattgttcctaatatttgcaatcctattaaaattttgatataaattttagttttagaaactcaatgaatatgttaTATATTacatctttaaaatatttatttat
The nucleotide sequence above comes from Calliphora vicina chromosome 1, idCalVici1.1, whole genome shotgun sequence. Encoded proteins:
- the LOC135963194 gene encoding uncharacterized protein LOC135963194 produces the protein MAANKAQIQKRLKLTLGINVDAVKQGMGTSNDGNTARRFFEYPAKTADVIGINAELIHIFKIILATINCNAAIDTNKFQIYCMDTAKLFVDLYGWYYMPVTVHNILVHGGKIIAEAILPIGMLSEEAQEARNKDYRAYRLHHSRRIGRVATNEDVMHNLLLSSDPFINRFRSNLQIKKLEYDNDIKKLLKAYA